In one Nicotiana sylvestris chromosome 8, ASM39365v2, whole genome shotgun sequence genomic region, the following are encoded:
- the LOC138875540 gene encoding uncharacterized protein, whose translation MYTVYCNASRVGLRYVLMQEGRVIAYASCQLKIHEKNYPMHDLELASIVHALKIWRYYLYGESCEVYIDHRSLQQHLFMQRDLNLRQRRWIELLKDYGITIIYHPGKANMVVDALSRKTESMGSLAFISAEERPLALDIRSLANSLVRLDISEPSRVLACVVAQSLLLGQIKARQCDDPHLAVLRETAVGPVLAFGRVANNNSYSSSIEMAPFEALNGRQCRSPIRWFEPGEAKLYGTDLVKDALEKVKLIQERLRTAQSRQKSYADQKAHDVSFMVGEKVLLKVSPMKGIIRFGKKGKLNPQFISPFEALR comes from the exons ATGTATACAGTTTATTGCAATGCTTCACGCGTTGGATTGAGATATGTACtaatgcaggaggggcgagttattgcatatgcttcatgtcagctgaagattcatgagaagaactaccccatgcacgatttggagttggcatcaattgttcatgctcttaagatttggaggtattacttGTATGGAGAGTCCTGTGAGGTTTATATAGACCATCGCAGTTTGCAGCAGCACTTGTTCAtgcagagggatcttaatttgaggcagcgtagatggatTGAGTTACTAAAGGACTATGGCATCACTATTATTTATCATCCAGGCAAGGCAAATATGGTTGTAGATGCCTTAAGTAGGAAGACAGAGAgcatgggtagcttggcattcatttcagcggAGGAGAGACCACTAGCTCTGGACATTCGGTCCTTGGCTAACAGCCTTGTGAGGCtggacatttcagagcccagtcgagttcttgcatgtgttgttgccCAGTCTTTATTATTAGGACAGATCAAGGCTCGTCAATGcgatgatccgcatttggcagTCCTTAGAGAGACG GCAGTAGGaccagttcttgcctttggccgagttGCTAACAACAACAGTTATTCATctagcatcgagatggctccatttgaggctttaaatGGTCGGCAATGTCGTTCTCCTATcaggtggtttgagcctggtgaggctaagttgtatGGTACAGACTTGGTaaaagatgccttggaaaaggtaaagttgattcaggaaagacttcgcacagcacagtccagacagaagagttacgcggatcagaaggcacatgatgtatcattcatggtagGCGAGAAGGTTCTTttgaaagtctcgccgatgaagggtattataagattcgggaagaagggcaagttgaaccCACAGTTTATTAGTCCATTTGAGGCGTTGAggtga